A genomic region of Chryseobacterium sp. KACC 21268 contains the following coding sequences:
- the lipA gene encoding lipoyl synthase: MEDLIQQDTAIQKPKWIRVKLPTGKNYRELRHLVDKYKLNTICQSGSCPNMGECWGEGTATFMILGNICTRSCGFCGVKTGKPLDVNWDEPEKVARSIKLMKIKHAVLTSVDRDDLKDMGSILWGETVNAVRRISPGTTMETLIPDFQGITKHLDRMVEVAPEVISHNMETVKRLTREVRIQAKYERSLEVLRYLKEAGQNRTKTGVMLGLGETRDEVFQTIEDIRNANVDVITMGQYLQPTKKHLPVKSFITPEQFDEYGDFARSLGFRHVESSPLVRSSYHAEKHIH, translated from the coding sequence ATGGAGGATTTAATTCAACAAGATACAGCCATTCAAAAACCAAAATGGATCCGCGTAAAATTGCCAACTGGCAAAAATTACCGCGAACTAAGACATTTGGTAGATAAATATAAGCTGAACACCATTTGCCAAAGTGGAAGCTGTCCAAATATGGGCGAATGTTGGGGCGAAGGAACCGCAACGTTTATGATCCTCGGAAACATCTGCACCAGAAGTTGTGGATTTTGTGGTGTGAAAACTGGAAAACCCTTGGATGTGAATTGGGATGAGCCGGAAAAAGTAGCACGTTCTATCAAATTAATGAAAATCAAACACGCAGTTTTGACTTCGGTTGACCGCGACGATTTGAAAGATATGGGTTCGATTCTTTGGGGTGAAACGGTGAATGCTGTTCGTAGGATTTCTCCGGGTACAACGATGGAAACGTTGATTCCAGATTTTCAAGGCATTACAAAACACCTTGACAGAATGGTAGAAGTAGCGCCAGAAGTGATTTCCCACAATATGGAAACTGTAAAACGTTTAACCAGAGAAGTGAGAATTCAAGCGAAATACGAAAGAAGTCTTGAAGTTCTCAGATATTTGAAAGAAGCTGGACAAAATCGTACAAAAACTGGCGTAATGCTAGGTCTTGGCGAAACAAGAGACGAGGTTTTCCAAACAATTGAGGATATCAGAAACGCCAATGTGGATGTGATCACGATGGGTCAATATCTCCAACCAACCAAAAAACACCTTCCTGTGAAAAGTTTTATCACGCCGGAACAGTTTGATGAGTACGGCGATTTTGCAAGAAGCTTAGGTTTCCGTCACGTGGAAAGTTCACCTTTGGTGAGAAGTTCTTATCACGCTGAGAAGCATATTCACTAA